The Acidobacteriota bacterium genome has a segment encoding these proteins:
- the amrB gene encoding AmmeMemoRadiSam system protein B, whose amino-acid sequence MSETNRGGRPPIARLALPLALLVILSLALAVLIGRGKGLWEDVLLENLPPADERRAPEPVSPRLPAPSIRVRNVRPAYAAGKFYPEDTEELFDMAGQMFSNAQFVGLKGCRAILVPHAGYVYSGEVAAVSFRQLDKNFRRAFILAANHSGEADFKGVSIPLVTHYAVPGAEVPLSDIAEELRADPLFTHEPLAHRDHMIELELPFLHLLRGQPDEPDFSIVPMILGRMDTEDSERLAEILHRYSDDETIFVFSVDLSHFFDDQRARNLDAYTIRSIMSQDRDALSRATTDGNHVLLTMLGLAERGGWEATNLGYRNSGDVSGDKSRVVGYTAITFHEPFSLSAEEQKLLLALAREGIGEYLESGRLKGPERTRLAQHPILRIPRGVFVTLEKNGRLRGCIGDLFPRGPLFESVLSCGVKSAVQDRRFSPVTREELDQLTISVSVLEFPRPVEVASPLDYLKVLRPGKDGVILLYRGGQSTFLPYVWKDISDPVEFLARLCQKQGAPPNCWRDRQAALLRYGAYEFSEKARRD is encoded by the coding sequence ATGAGCGAAACCAACCGAGGCGGACGCCCCCCCATCGCACGCCTGGCCCTCCCACTGGCGCTGCTGGTCATACTTTCCCTGGCGCTCGCGGTGCTGATCGGCCGGGGCAAGGGGCTGTGGGAGGACGTTCTCCTCGAGAACCTGCCCCCCGCCGACGAACGCCGGGCCCCTGAGCCGGTCTCACCGCGTCTTCCGGCTCCTTCCATACGGGTGCGTAACGTCCGGCCCGCCTACGCGGCCGGAAAGTTTTATCCCGAGGACACTGAGGAACTGTTCGACATGGCCGGGCAAATGTTCTCCAATGCCCAGTTCGTGGGGCTCAAGGGGTGCCGGGCCATTCTGGTTCCGCACGCGGGATACGTCTACAGCGGCGAGGTGGCGGCCGTCAGTTTCCGGCAGCTGGACAAAAACTTTCGCCGCGCGTTCATCCTCGCCGCCAACCACAGCGGCGAGGCCGATTTTAAAGGAGTTTCCATTCCCCTCGTGACGCACTACGCCGTGCCGGGCGCCGAGGTTCCGCTCTCGGACATCGCCGAGGAGCTTCGCGCGGACCCGCTGTTCACGCACGAGCCCCTCGCGCACAGGGACCACATGATCGAGCTGGAGTTGCCGTTCCTGCACCTTCTGCGCGGCCAGCCCGACGAGCCGGATTTTTCCATCGTTCCCATGATCCTCGGACGCATGGACACGGAAGACTCCGAGCGGCTTGCGGAAATCCTCCACCGCTACAGCGACGACGAGACCATCTTCGTGTTCAGCGTGGACCTGTCGCATTTTTTCGACGACCAGCGGGCGCGGAATCTGGACGCGTACACCATCCGCTCCATCATGAGCCAAGACCGCGACGCGCTCAGCCGGGCGACGACGGACGGCAACCATGTGCTCCTCACCATGCTTGGACTCGCGGAGCGCGGGGGCTGGGAAGCCACTAACCTGGGGTACCGCAACTCGGGAGACGTGAGCGGCGACAAGAGCCGAGTGGTGGGATATACCGCGATCACGTTCCACGAGCCCTTCTCCCTCTCGGCCGAAGAGCAGAAGCTTCTGCTCGCCCTGGCGCGCGAGGGGATCGGGGAATATCTCGAAAGCGGCCGCCTGAAGGGGCCGGAGCGCACCCGGCTCGCCCAGCATCCCATCCTTCGCATTCCGCGGGGGGTTTTCGTCACGCTCGAGAAGAACGGGCGGCTCCGGGGCTGCATCGGCGATCTTTTCCCGCGAGGCCCCCTTTTCGAGAGCGTGCTGAGCTGCGGCGTCAAATCCGCCGTCCAGGACCGCCGCTTCAGCCCCGTCACGCGCGAGGAGCTCGACCAGTTGACGATCTCGGTTTCGGTCCTGGAGTTTCCCCGGCCCGTCGAGGTCGCCTCCCCTCTCGACTACCTCAAGGTTCTCCGGCCTGGAAAGGACGGAGTTATCCTCCTTTACAGGGGCGGGCAGTCCACGTTCCTGCCGTATGTCTGGAAAGATATTTCCGATCCGGTGGAGTTTCTCGCAAGGCTCTGTCAGAAGCAGGGCGCTCCGCCCAACTGCTGGCGCGACAGGCAGGCCGCGCTTTTGCGCTACGGTGCCTACGAGTTCAGCGAAAAGGCACGCCGCGATTGA
- a CDS encoding phosphoglycerate kinase, with protein sequence MMKRSIRDLDLGGKRVFLRVDFNLPLTAKGELSDDTRIWRTMPTIEFALSRGASVILASHFGRPKREPGRRLSLRPVAERLEELLGKRVAFAPDCVGEDTQRMARALRPGEVLMLENLRFHAGERKNDENFARSLAALADVYVNDAFGTAHRAHASIEAIARLMPAAMGLLMEKEILYLEKILERPEHPFVAVIGGAKLETKVDVLKNLTERADAVLIGGAMSYTFFKSQGIAVGTTPVEDALLGTAAEIYAGAKEGEKLLLPVDHVTAPEPRPGVPVRHLSVDTIDPSWCGVDVGPKTIELYRSRLLKAKTVFWNGPLGIIEMPPFDEGTNAVARAIAEAEAVKIAGGGETLATISALGLQEKFSHLSTGGGASLAFMAGEKFPTLAALPDT encoded by the coding sequence TTGATGAAGCGAAGCATCCGAGACCTGGATCTTGGCGGCAAGCGCGTCTTCCTGCGCGTGGATTTCAACCTTCCCCTGACCGCGAAAGGAGAGCTGTCCGACGACACCCGGATCTGGAGAACCATGCCCACGATCGAGTTCGCGCTCTCGCGCGGCGCCTCGGTGATCCTGGCCTCGCACTTCGGACGCCCCAAGAGAGAGCCCGGCAGGCGCCTCAGCCTCCGCCCCGTGGCCGAGCGCCTGGAAGAACTCCTGGGAAAGCGGGTGGCCTTCGCGCCGGACTGCGTCGGGGAGGACACGCAGCGGATGGCGCGCGCGCTGCGGCCGGGCGAGGTGCTGATGCTGGAAAATTTACGCTTCCATGCGGGGGAGAGGAAAAACGACGAAAATTTCGCACGCTCCCTCGCGGCGCTCGCCGACGTCTACGTGAACGACGCTTTCGGCACCGCGCACCGCGCGCACGCCTCGATCGAGGCCATCGCGCGCCTCATGCCCGCCGCCATGGGGCTCCTGATGGAAAAGGAAATCCTCTACCTGGAAAAAATTCTCGAGCGGCCGGAGCACCCCTTCGTGGCCGTCATCGGGGGCGCCAAGCTCGAAACGAAGGTGGACGTCTTGAAGAACCTGACCGAGCGCGCCGACGCGGTCCTCATCGGAGGCGCGATGAGCTACACGTTCTTCAAGTCGCAGGGCATCGCCGTCGGCACCACCCCGGTCGAAGACGCTCTTCTCGGGACGGCGGCCGAAATCTATGCGGGTGCGAAGGAAGGAGAGAAACTCCTTCTTCCAGTGGACCACGTAACGGCCCCGGAGCCCAGGCCGGGCGTACCCGTCCGCCACCTGAGCGTGGACACGATCGACCCCTCCTGGTGCGGCGTGGACGTCGGGCCGAAGACGATCGAGCTATATCGAAGCCGCCTGCTCAAGGCGAAGACGGTCTTCTGGAACGGCCCTCTCGGCATCATCGAGATGCCGCCTTTTGACGAGGGCACGAACGCCGTGGCGCGGGCCATCGCCGAGGCTGAAGCCGTCAAAATTGCGGGCGGCGGGGAGACGCTCGCGACCATCTCCGCGCTGGGGCTCCAGGAGAAATTCTCTCATCTTTCGACGGGCGGAGGCGCCAGCCTCGCCTTCATGGCCGGCGAGAAATTCCCTACCTTAGCGGCCCTGCCGGATACGTAG
- the frr gene encoding ribosome recycling factor, whose translation MDPLDKLLDEAPKRMDKSVKVAADEMKVIRTGQASVSILDGITVEAYGAKVPLNQLAGLAAPDPSLLTVKPYDRSIIGDIQRALQKSELELNPSNDGEIIRLPIPPLSEERRKALVKRVGEIMEQGKTALRNIRREANDAVKALQKEKKISEDQMHTSLNEIQEMLDERVKKLEEIHEAKEKEILEK comes from the coding sequence ATGGATCCCCTGGATAAACTCTTGGACGAGGCGCCGAAGCGAATGGACAAGTCTGTCAAGGTCGCGGCCGACGAGATGAAAGTGATTCGCACGGGGCAGGCCTCGGTGAGCATACTGGACGGCATCACGGTCGAGGCCTACGGCGCGAAAGTGCCGCTCAACCAGCTCGCGGGACTCGCGGCGCCCGATCCCTCGCTCCTTACCGTAAAGCCCTACGACCGCTCCATCATCGGTGACATCCAGCGCGCCCTTCAGAAGTCGGAGCTGGAACTAAATCCCTCGAACGACGGCGAGATAATACGCCTCCCCATCCCCCCACTGAGCGAGGAGCGAAGGAAAGCGCTCGTCAAGCGGGTGGGAGAAATCATGGAACAGGGGAAAACGGCGCTACGCAACATCCGCCGCGAGGCAAACGACGCGGTGAAGGCGCTCCAAAAGGAGAAGAAAATCTCCGAGGACCAGATGCATACGAGCCTGAATGAAATCCAGGAAATGCTCGATGAGCGCGTCAAAAAGCTTGAGGAGATTCACGAGGCCAAGGAAAAGGAAATCCTTGAAAAGTAA
- a CDS encoding 2-C-methyl-D-erythritol 4-phosphate cytidylyltransferase codes for MKSKNAPPAAAVLVAAGRGRRFGGPKAFARLGAKPLALRPLELLAGHPDIARVVLVAPGNGVQQGKRLLLRAGVSGERGKAVKGGMTRHASVRRGVEALGDWHGLVLVHDAARPLVKKEHVTAVLRAAASYGAAALARPIVDTIARSKRSGTAEGPPTVAGYARREKLCAVETPQAFRRSWWELALGKFPRRSGWTDETTLLRAAGLPVRLVCHDGFNPKITTREDLEIAERLVRTRGGR; via the coding sequence TTGAAAAGTAAGAATGCCCCGCCGGCGGCTGCCGTGCTCGTGGCGGCGGGGCGAGGCAGACGTTTCGGCGGGCCGAAGGCCTTTGCGCGCCTCGGGGCGAAGCCCCTCGCCCTCCGGCCGCTGGAACTCCTGGCCGGTCATCCGGACATCGCTCGCGTCGTGCTCGTTGCGCCCGGCAACGGTGTGCAGCAGGGAAAACGCCTCCTTCTCCGGGCCGGCGTTTCCGGCGAAAGGGGCAAGGCTGTGAAAGGCGGCATGACGCGGCACGCGTCGGTGCGGCGGGGCGTCGAGGCGCTCGGCGACTGGCATGGGCTCGTTCTGGTGCACGACGCCGCGCGCCCCCTTGTAAAAAAGGAGCACGTGACCGCTGTACTTCGCGCGGCGGCCTCCTACGGGGCGGCGGCGCTCGCCCGCCCCATCGTGGACACCATCGCGCGCTCGAAGCGCAGCGGCACCGCCGAAGGCCCGCCCACCGTGGCGGGATACGCCAGGCGCGAAAAGCTGTGCGCCGTGGAAACGCCGCAGGCCTTCCGCCGCTCGTGGTGGGAACTCGCGCTCGGGAAATTCCCCCGCCGCAGCGGCTGGACGGACGAAACGACGCTCCTGCGCGCCGCCGGCCTGCCGGTGCGCCTCGTCTGCCACGACGGTTTCAACCCCAAGATCACGACGCGCGAGGACTTGGAAATTGCCGAGCGCCTCGTCCGAACGCGAGGTGGGCGATGA
- a CDS encoding 2-C-methyl-D-erythritol 2,4-cyclodiphosphate synthase, with product MSTYRVGHGYDIHPLRKGRPLVLGGIPIKHTHGLSGHSDADCLLHALADAVLGAAGLGDLGKYFPPSDARYKGKASDYFLRRAVAMAKKKGWRVANADATVYAEAPRLARHKTTMQKHIAACSGIPAARVNIKAKTMERMGPVGRKKAIAAEAVVLLEKRR from the coding sequence ATGAGCACCTACCGCGTCGGCCACGGCTACGACATCCACCCCCTCCGAAAGGGGCGGCCGCTCGTGCTGGGCGGCATCCCTATCAAGCACACCCACGGCCTCTCGGGGCACTCCGACGCCGACTGCCTTCTCCACGCGCTCGCGGACGCCGTGCTGGGCGCCGCGGGATTGGGGGACCTGGGAAAATATTTTCCTCCGAGCGACGCGAGATACAAGGGCAAGGCGAGCGACTATTTCCTCAGGCGCGCGGTCGCGATGGCGAAGAAGAAAGGCTGGCGCGTAGCGAACGCCGACGCGACCGTCTACGCCGAGGCCCCGCGCCTTGCCCGCCACAAAACGACGATGCAGAAGCACATCGCCGCCTGCTCCGGGATACCCGCCGCCCGGGTGAACATAAAAGCCAAAACGATGGAGCGCATGGGCCCGGTCGGTCGGAAGAAAGCCATCGCGGCCGAAGCCGTCGTTCTCCTGGAAAAACGCCGCTAA
- the ccsA gene encoding cytochrome c biogenesis protein CcsA — MYGALLYAACALYVLSILASFGRFAFPRREAVHALSLALAWLGAITHLAAIVGLGLAEQRFPVRNLGEVFSLLSFLAVAVYLVLYLLYRIPWMSMFVLPVAVVLLLLSPHMPSPRAEQAPLQGPLLYAHTTLVILASALLLGHVIMSLLYIAQEARLKAKHLSLSSVIPSLSFCDRLGVRMLGAGFLSLTLGILTGALWAAEARGHFFAWKFPEVFALLTWFIFGMLYETRLTRGWRGRKPALWSLVGFSLLLAVFVGVALT, encoded by the coding sequence GTGTACGGAGCCTTACTCTATGCTGCATGCGCCCTTTACGTGCTCTCCATTCTGGCTTCATTCGGACGCTTCGCCTTTCCCCGCCGGGAAGCGGTGCATGCGCTGAGCCTGGCGCTTGCGTGGCTTGGGGCGATAACGCACCTTGCCGCCATCGTGGGCCTCGGCTTGGCCGAGCAGCGCTTTCCCGTAAGAAACCTCGGCGAGGTCTTTTCGCTCCTCTCCTTCCTGGCGGTGGCCGTCTACCTCGTGCTCTACCTTCTCTATCGCATCCCGTGGATGAGCATGTTCGTCCTGCCCGTTGCGGTGGTGCTCCTTCTTCTCTCCCCCCACATGCCCTCGCCGCGCGCGGAGCAGGCGCCGCTTCAAGGCCCGCTTCTTTACGCCCACACGACGCTCGTCATCCTGGCTTCTGCTCTTCTGCTCGGCCACGTCATCATGAGCCTCCTCTACATCGCCCAGGAAGCGCGCCTCAAGGCGAAGCACCTCTCCCTCAGCTCCGTCATCCCTTCTTTATCCTTCTGCGACCGCCTGGGCGTGCGGATGCTCGGCGCGGGGTTTCTGAGCCTGACCCTCGGCATCCTCACGGGAGCGCTATGGGCCGCCGAAGCCCGCGGCCATTTCTTCGCGTGGAAATTTCCGGAAGTGTTCGCGCTCCTGACATGGTTCATCTTCGGCATGCTTTATGAGACGCGACTCACCCGCGGCTGGCGCGGCCGCAAGCCGGCGCTCTGGTCGCTCGTGGGCTTTTCGCTCCTTCTGGCCGTATTCGTGGGGGTCGCGCTCACATGA
- a CDS encoding glutamyl-tRNA reductase gives MTERIVLVGLNHRTAPVEVRESVHVTQEMLPKVLSEIRTLDGLRGATILSTCNRTEVTATFASSETHPDTSKAGQALEAFMARSRGVPEETLRAHLYHHFDLEAVRHVFRVASSLDAMILGEPQILGQVKEAFEAARQAGATPGLLGRTFERAFRVAKRVRTETAVGDGAVSVGYAAVELARKIFDDLSRQRVLIIGSGEMAETIVENLKSHGSLSIVVSNRHYDRAVALAARHGGTTVRYDALAEAVDDADIILSATACPAHVLSREHVEELRHRRRSKPLFLIDIAVPRDIDPSLNELEGIFLYNIDDLAGVVEENRAWREAEACKAERIVDEEVLKFARTLETLEVDPLVRALTEKAEKIRLEEWEKTFRRLRGLGDEEREAVQRMTQALLKKLLSGPIVTLKQAAQNGEGHELADALQKMFRLPED, from the coding sequence ATGACCGAGCGCATCGTTTTGGTGGGTCTCAACCACAGGACGGCGCCCGTCGAGGTGCGCGAGAGCGTGCACGTCACGCAAGAGATGCTCCCGAAGGTTCTGAGCGAAATCCGGACGCTCGACGGCCTACGGGGAGCGACGATACTCTCCACATGCAACCGCACTGAGGTCACCGCGACCTTCGCCTCGTCCGAAACGCACCCCGACACGTCGAAGGCGGGCCAGGCGCTCGAAGCCTTCATGGCGCGCTCCCGGGGGGTTCCCGAAGAAACGCTGCGCGCCCACCTCTACCACCACTTCGATCTCGAGGCCGTACGGCACGTATTTCGCGTGGCGTCGAGCCTCGACGCGATGATTCTGGGAGAACCTCAAATCCTCGGCCAGGTCAAGGAGGCGTTCGAGGCCGCGCGACAGGCGGGCGCGACGCCCGGACTCCTCGGGCGCACCTTCGAGCGCGCGTTCCGCGTCGCAAAGCGCGTGCGCACGGAAACCGCCGTCGGGGACGGCGCCGTGTCGGTCGGGTACGCGGCGGTGGAGCTTGCGCGAAAAATCTTCGACGACCTCTCGCGCCAGCGCGTGCTCATCATCGGCTCGGGCGAGATGGCCGAAACCATCGTCGAGAACCTTAAATCTCACGGCTCCCTGAGCATCGTCGTCTCCAACCGCCACTACGACCGCGCCGTGGCGCTCGCAGCACGGCACGGGGGAACCACCGTCCGTTACGACGCGCTCGCGGAGGCCGTGGACGACGCCGACATCATCCTCTCCGCCACGGCCTGCCCCGCGCATGTGCTGAGCCGCGAGCACGTCGAGGAGCTCCGGCACCGGCGCCGCTCGAAGCCCCTCTTCCTCATCGACATCGCCGTGCCGCGCGACATCGACCCTTCGCTGAACGAACTCGAAGGGATCTTCCTCTATAACATCGACGACCTTGCCGGGGTCGTGGAGGAAAACCGCGCCTGGCGCGAAGCCGAGGCGTGCAAGGCGGAGCGCATCGTGGACGAGGAAGTTCTGAAATTCGCGCGCACTCTCGAAACGCTCGAGGTCGACCCCCTGGTGCGAGCGCTCACCGAGAAGGCCGAAAAGATTCGCCTCGAGGAATGGGAAAAAACGTTCCGCCGCCTGCGGGGACTCGGCGACGAGGAGCGGGAGGCCGTCCAGCGGATGACGCAGGCGCTCCTCAAGAAGCTCCTGAGCGGCCCCATCGTAACGCTCAAGCAGGCGGCCCAGAACGGCGAGGGCCACGAGCTCGCCGACGCCCTGCAGAAAATGTTCCGCCTGCCGGAAGACTAG
- a CDS encoding NifU family protein, which translates to MLDYEKIQKVQELFDTTINPSLAMHGGFAELIDVRDNKVYVRMGGGCHGCGMVQATLKQGIERLIKEEIPEIEELVDTTRHADGKNPYYQPPTK; encoded by the coding sequence ATGCTGGATTACGAAAAAATTCAGAAAGTTCAAGAGCTGTTCGACACGACCATCAATCCGAGCCTGGCCATGCACGGGGGATTCGCCGAGCTCATCGACGTCCGTGACAACAAGGTGTACGTCCGGATGGGCGGCGGCTGCCACGGCTGCGGCATGGTCCAGGCCACGCTGAAGCAGGGCATCGAGAGGCTCATCAAGGAAGAGATTCCCGAGATCGAGGAATTGGTCGACACCACCCGGCACGCCGACGGAAAAAATCCCTACTACCAGCCCCCCACTAAATAG
- a CDS encoding sulfatase-like hydrolase/transferase: MRHWKGWLCTAAALLGIACSTEGPKLRNAVLVTASGVRADHLNCYGYTLAETPSLNELAERGALFQNCLTPVPSTLPSAATILTGTYPPKHGILAPGLFTLSAGARTLASLFKEHGYETAAFVSTEELQSRFGLARGFDLYDEPFTREPRGLLPPYAQRIGAETLDSVEDWLWERRGRAPFFMWVHLADATLPYAPPPPFDETYSFNLYDGEVAYVDSQVGRLVQALRSLNFLSNTVLVFTSEHGEGLLDHYEEGHGLFVYQNTLQVPLIVSSPEYPEKGKIFAQVQTLNVAASMLELAGVPSGPKEDATAYASLFHGTSFVPKLREPEKAAQGDAALIQNFVPAFRFGWRPMHGLVSADRRWKYMASPREALYKLERSEDKEHNVLYEQKAITESMRSIWRRLDASYGLMASPPLLPPEVQEALRRFGDGELARKSEEGILRRTPSDPTTALEEIKELQHMLARRHPEATVRALDSLEKNPYNPEILRSAAELHLRRGAYADAEALYVRLVSLVPQHADGWAQLGNIFFLLERLDDALVCLEAARRLDPRNPVFAYNAGNVHLEAGRVEEGAALFEESLALGGERSHYYYNLAAAYERLGRSEEALALYRKALARWSGGVQFRNFIAATIRRLSSP, encoded by the coding sequence ATGCGGCACTGGAAGGGATGGCTCTGCACGGCGGCGGCGCTCCTCGGGATAGCCTGCAGCACCGAGGGGCCGAAGCTGCGCAACGCCGTTTTGGTCACGGCCTCGGGCGTGCGGGCGGACCACCTGAATTGCTACGGCTACACGCTCGCCGAGACCCCGAGCCTCAACGAGCTGGCCGAGCGCGGTGCCCTCTTCCAGAACTGCCTGACGCCCGTCCCCTCGACGCTCCCCTCCGCGGCGACCATCCTGACGGGCACCTATCCCCCCAAGCACGGCATCCTCGCGCCGGGCCTCTTCACGCTGTCGGCGGGCGCCCGGACGCTCGCCTCCCTTTTCAAGGAGCACGGTTACGAGACGGCCGCGTTCGTCTCGACGGAGGAACTGCAGTCCCGCTTCGGGCTGGCGCGCGGGTTCGACCTGTACGACGAGCCCTTCACACGGGAGCCGCGCGGGCTCCTTCCGCCCTACGCGCAGCGCATCGGGGCCGAGACACTCGACTCGGTGGAAGACTGGCTTTGGGAGCGGCGCGGCCGCGCCCCGTTCTTCATGTGGGTGCACCTTGCGGACGCAACGCTCCCCTATGCGCCGCCGCCGCCCTTCGACGAAACGTACAGCTTCAACCTCTACGACGGCGAGGTGGCCTACGTGGACTCCCAGGTGGGGCGTCTGGTCCAGGCGCTCCGCTCCCTGAATTTTCTCTCGAACACGGTGCTCGTGTTCACCTCGGAGCACGGGGAGGGCCTGCTCGATCACTACGAGGAAGGGCACGGGCTTTTCGTCTACCAGAACACGCTGCAAGTCCCCCTCATCGTGTCTTCACCCGAGTACCCGGAAAAAGGCAAAATCTTCGCACAGGTGCAGACGCTCAACGTGGCCGCGAGCATGCTGGAGCTCGCGGGCGTGCCATCAGGCCCCAAGGAGGACGCGACGGCCTATGCGTCCCTCTTTCATGGCACAAGCTTCGTGCCGAAGCTGCGCGAGCCGGAGAAGGCGGCGCAGGGCGACGCCGCGCTAATCCAAAACTTCGTTCCCGCGTTCCGCTTCGGATGGCGACCCATGCATGGCCTTGTAAGCGCCGACCGCCGCTGGAAGTACATGGCTTCGCCGCGCGAAGCACTCTACAAACTGGAGAGGTCGGAGGACAAGGAGCACAACGTGCTTTACGAGCAGAAGGCCATCACGGAGTCGATGCGGAGCATCTGGCGCCGGCTTGACGCCAGCTACGGGCTCATGGCGTCGCCGCCCCTGCTTCCTCCCGAGGTGCAGGAAGCGCTCCGCCGCTTCGGCGACGGCGAGCTCGCAAGAAAGTCGGAGGAAGGCATCCTCCGGCGCACGCCGTCCGACCCGACGACCGCCCTGGAAGAGATAAAAGAGCTTCAACACATGCTCGCCCGGCGCCATCCCGAAGCCACTGTGAGGGCACTCGATTCTTTGGAAAAGAATCCCTACAACCCGGAAATACTTCGGTCGGCGGCCGAGCTGCACCTGCGGCGGGGGGCGTACGCCGACGCGGAAGCGCTCTACGTGCGGCTCGTCTCGCTGGTGCCGCAGCACGCCGACGGCTGGGCGCAGCTCGGGAACATCTTTTTCCTGCTCGAGCGCCTCGACGACGCTCTCGTGTGCCTCGAGGCCGCCCGCCGTCTCGACCCGCGCAATCCAGTGTTCGCGTACAACGCCGGAAACGTGCACCTGGAGGCGGGGCGCGTCGAAGAAGGGGCCGCCCTGTTCGAGGAATCCCTCGCCCTCGGGGGCGAGCGCAGCCACTACTATTACAACCTGGCCGCGGCGTACGAGCGGCTCGGGCGGAGCGAAGAGGCGCTTGCGCTCTACCGGAAGGCGCTCGCGCGCTGGAGCGGCGGCGTCCAGTTCCGAAACTTCATCGCCGCCACCATCCGTCGCCTGAGCAGCCCCTAG
- a CDS encoding ankyrin repeat domain-containing protein has product MINTESSLKHDAGRGVKEAYVLSSYVLRSSSVLLLPLLFAQAAFGDINSDLLEAAKAGDAAEVEELLEQGADVNAGEEDGTTALMFAASKGHTETVKALVASGADVNAETDNGVTALMTAVSWGYTETVKVLLDAGADVNVKRGDGVTVLMVGAWMCDPGEAMKAFVINAGRIVGTKWVAFRAKERPEMVKVLIDAGADVNARDITGWTALMAAAVTGHTGTVKVLLDAGADMGAKENKYGMSALMLASQGGRRGSNKKIVKLLKKAEAKAYDDSVQPKKAEAKVGINSDLLEAAKAGGTAKVKQLLNKGADVNAKNEYGWTALMKAARYGRTETAKALLDAGADVNAETEKGTTALMFAAAGGHIETVKALMDAGADVNAKTSEGATASMYAAKYGHAEVVEILERAEARE; this is encoded by the coding sequence ATGATAAATACTGAATCCTCCCTTAAGCATGATGCAGGACGTGGAGTGAAGGAAGCCTACGTCCTGTCGTCCTACGTCCTACGTTCTTCTTCCGTGCTCTTGCTCCCGCTGCTTTTCGCGCAGGCGGCTTTCGGAGATATTAATTCTGACCTGCTCGAAGCGGCGAAGGCGGGTGACGCCGCCGAAGTGGAAGAATTGCTTGAACAAGGCGCGGACGTGAACGCGGGGGAAGAAGACGGCACGACCGCCTTGATGTTTGCGGCATCCAAAGGCCATACGGAGACGGTGAAGGCCCTCGTTGCTTCGGGTGCGGACGTGAACGCGGAGACCGATAACGGCGTAACGGCCCTGATGACTGCGGTATCTTGGGGCTACACGGAGACGGTAAAGGTCCTGCTTGACGCGGGAGCGGACGTGAACGTGAAGAGAGGAGACGGCGTGACCGTCCTGATGGTCGGGGCATGGATGTGTGATCCTGGTGAGGCAATGAAGGCCTTTGTTATCAACGCGGGCAGAATTGTAGGGACCAAGTGGGTGGCTTTCCGGGCAAAGGAGAGACCCGAGATGGTGAAGGTCTTGATTGACGCGGGTGCGGACGTGAACGCGAGGGACATTACCGGCTGGACCGCTCTGATGGCCGCGGCTGTGACGGGGCACACCGGGACGGTGAAGGTCCTGCTTGACGCGGGCGCGGACATGGGCGCGAAAGAGAACAAATACGGCATGAGCGCCTTGATGCTTGCGTCGCAGGGTGGCCGACGGGGGAGCAACAAGAAGATTGTAAAGCTCCTCAAAAAGGCTGAAGCGAAGGCCTACGACGATTCAGTCCAGCCAAAGAAGGCTGAAGCGAAGGTCGGCATCAATTCAGACCTGCTCGAAGCGGCGAAGGCGGGTGGAACCGCCAAAGTGAAGCAACTGCTTAATAAAGGCGCGGACGTGAACGCGAAGAACGAATACGGCTGGACCGCCTTGATGAAAGCGGCGCGCTATGGCCGCACCGAGACGGCAAAAGCCCTGCTTGACGCGGGAGCGGACGTGAACGCGGAGACCGAAAAAGGCACGACCGCCTTGATGTTCGCGGCAGCAGGAGGCCATATCGAGACGGTAAAAGCTCTGATGGATGCGGGAGCGGACGTGAACGCGAAGACCTCGGAAGGCGCGACCGCCTCGATGTATGCGGCAAAATATGGCCACGCGGAGGTTGTGGAAATTCTCGAACGGGCCGAAGCGAGGGAATAA
- a CDS encoding GFA family protein: MGKADDILTGSCLCGAVTFEIETPTSYCCHCHCSNCRRAHGAAFVTWLGFDDEDFRLTSNPDDLVNYHTDTGATRSFCRKCGTTLFYKSPRWEGENNVALGNVHGEADRVPEHHMYVDHKAKWHQITDSLPQKGGETGEEPKARPS; encoded by the coding sequence ATGGGAAAAGCAGACGACATATTAACCGGCTCTTGCCTGTGCGGTGCCGTGACATTCGAGATCGAGACTCCAACCAGTTACTGCTGCCACTGCCACTGCTCCAACTGCCGGCGGGCGCACGGGGCGGCCTTCGTGACGTGGCTGGGCTTCGACGACGAGGATTTTCGACTTACCTCGAACCCCGACGACCTGGTGAACTACCACACTGACACCGGCGCCACGCGGAGCTTCTGCAGAAAATGCGGCACCACGCTCTTCTACAAGTCACCGCGATGGGAGGGGGAGAACAACGTGGCGCTCGGCAACGTTCACGGGGAGGCCGACCGCGTGCCCGAGCATCACATGTACGTCGACCACAAGGCGAAGTGGCACCAGATTACGGACTCCCTGCCCCAGAAGGGCGGCGAGACCGGAGAAGAGCCCAAGGCTCGCCCGTCTTAG